The DNA segment GCTGGATCTCAAACAGTTTCTCAAGACCCTTACAGGAGTGCTACCAGAACGCCAGAAGTTACTTGGGCTCAAAGTTAAAGGTaattttctcccttctttaaATTTATTGCATTGATATATTTATAAATCTTTACATTAGCTATTATCAGTTCACCTTAATAAGTCTTTCCCCCTGATGGTTTCTTTGATAGGGATATCCCTTAAACTATTTTAGTGATACAAGTAAGAATATTTAAGGATACTTGGAAATAACACCACTATTAAGATTACTTTTGATTTCCTCTGACAGTTGATGTTTGCTTGTTAAACCTTGGACATGGAAGTCCCAGGTAAAGAGTGTAATTTGTAATATCTGTCTTCTAGTACAGTCTTTTCATTACAGCTTGGGCCTTTTACTCTCTCCAAATAaccttttctcttttgaaagtAATAATGATTTAGAAATTATCAGCAATGTTCATATTCAGTTAAAAGGCACTTTtaaggtgtttttgtttgttttatcattGAAGAGTGAGTTCTGAGTAGCAGTAAATCTACAGTTATCCCAGGCACTCAATTTTTAGGACTTTCTGGAAAACAGTTATCTTCATCTTGAACAACAGAATAAGAATAAAACATGAGTTTTATTTAGTTAGTTGAATTAAAGATGTTCCTCTAAGACGgagttgggggaaaaaacccaacCTTGTATTAATTGCTCTTGATAGTGTGTTAGAAACTGCTAATTCAGCAGTAATAGTTTATTAATTTAAGGGACAAGAACCTGCTGTGGAATCTTTTAATGTTAGGGTTTTGTATAATGGGATAGTGAAACCAGCACCTGAACTTTAGTGAGAAAACACTCATTTGCTTGTATTGTAGGCAAACCTGCAGAAAATGATGTTAAGCTTGGAGCTCTCAAACTGAAACCAAATACTAAAATCATGATGATGGGAACTCGTGAGGAGAGCTTGGTAAATGTTTACTTTTGTTACATTTGTCCCATTGAAGATGCGtgcgtgcttagtctctcagtcatgtccgactctttgcgaccctccagactcctctgtccatgggatttttccggcaagaataccggagtgggttgccagttcctcctccacgggatcttcccgacccagggatcaaacccacatttccttcattaaaggtggattctttaccactgagccaccgagaCTGAAGACATTATGATTTATATCACACTGTTACATCAtagttttaattgtggtaaaattgtCAGTTTAATAGtcaatacaaagtaaaaactgCGCAATGATTGTGGTATTAACTCAGCAGAAAGCAAACACTGGGGAACTTGTCAGTGTACACAGGCAGCTTTTAGTATAGTAGTAGTGATAATGGTCAAGTTTAACGTGGTAAATCTGCCCAGTGAACATACATAAAATGTGGACGTTTTCCCATAGCGTGTGCTTGCAAGACTTTTGGACTcaatttgtatctcttaattttttATGCTATGCATATATTTGTTATGTTAAAGATAATATGGTAAAGCAATACTGTTTTTCGTCTTAATAGGAAGATGTCTTAGGTCCACCTCCTGACAATGATGACGTTGTTAATGACTTTGATATTGAAGATGAAGTAGTTGAAGTAGAAAATAGGTGAGTGCTTTTCATCATCAAAGGGAATTGGTTGTAATACAAGAAAAAGTGAATCTttcatctgattttatttttcattagggAGGAAAACCTACTGAAAATTTCCCGCAGAGTAAAAGAGTACAAAGTGGAAATTTTGAATCCTCCCAGGGAAGGGAAAAAACTTTTGGTACTAGATGTTGATTATACATTATTTGGTAAGTCAGCTGAAACGGTGCTTCATCGTCTGTTACCCGTAACAGCATTTTCCCCTTCTGTGTTTTCCTTGCGCTATGAATTACttgaaagcatttctttttattttaaaagtaaatcatttattgtaagcaaaaaaaaaagaagtcatatGTAATCCCAAGATCCAGAGATCTTTTTTTATGTGTTAATTTCCtggatatttatatgtatatcctTTTCATGTTTACTTAATGATATATTCAACATTTCAATCATTTTGTATTCATTGTGAGttaaatatatgtgttttttGGTCTGGTGATTTTCTAGTTTATGAATATGTGATAATTTAATAAAGCTGTTACCTATTTATTAACATTGTATGaggattatttaaaaatcatttttgataGTTTATTTCTGGTTTTCTGTTATGTTCAAGACAGATTCTTGAATTTAAGAATTTGACATTTGATATTTCATGtcaacaaaaaaagatgttcatttcATCCTTTAATATTGCCAGAAATAATTAGTTAACTCCTgacattaaaatgatcatatttaCCTCTAATCCTAACCTTTAAGTACATGTCATAAGTTAgtgtacatttattttaaaatttgattagtAAATTAATTGAATCTGTCATTTTGGTGAAATATGATTATATTTGGAAGGTGAATGGCTAAAAAGTGAGTATATCTGGCCCTAGTTTGTTTTTCATATCCTAAAATAAGATCTATGTTTTAGAGATTAGAAGAAAACGTACTGTTTATTATATAAGCCTGAATTCTGGGTATTGGCTCTTTGCAAATTGAACAGAATTGATCAGTTACAGTTGGATTGCAAGAATAGTGAATTGTGTGCTTTGAAGATGTCCCTCTGTCAGCTGATAGAAGTTAGTCTGAAGTAGTTAGTATTTTGAGTGTTTCTGTTATATTTCAGAAGTTTAATTGATGTTAGATACTTGTCCATGATAATAAACTAATCATCATTTCTAACTGATTTTCTTTTAGACCATAGGTCTTGTGCAGAGACTGGGGTAGAATTAATGCGGCCATATCTTCATGAATTCCTAACATCTGCATATGAGGATTATGACATTGTTATTTGGTGTAAGCTGTATTTCTTGTTTAGATTTTCATGAAAATAAGGTTGTTGCTTATattactttgctttttaaaatgtgacttaaattttattttgcaaatttcTGATGAAGCATGTTTGATACTTTCATTCATCACAGTGTGAACGTATACATGTATTTGCCAATACCACTGAAATACTTAAATATAGGAAGAGAGTAGTTTATAGTGTGAAATAAAATGGCCTGTTTTTACAAGACCCCACTTTGATAAGGatcttttctttctgatatttacTATAGAATCTTTGATGTTTTAGTATACTgttgctttctcctttcttcattATTCTGGTCTCAGAACATTAGAGAAACgtatgtattaaaaaaatttacagtGATATAGTTCAGAAATAAAGGCAATGTGAATTTACTTAGGGAAAATTATTAAGTGGGTTAAAGCAGTGTGACTCAAGTTGTGGTCTGCCATCCCGGGAACTTGTAGGTCTATGACAAGAGTGAGTTTGCTCCAGAAAAGTAAATTTACTGCATTACTGAGCACACTGTTCAGTTGAGGTGACATTGTTTTTTTGTGGCATGATTTTCTGAAAAGGAAAGGGGAGTGGTGTATTGATTTACATCTCACCTTCCCATAAACATTTTAAGTTTTCTCTTGGCAATGTCATAAGCAGAAAAGAGCTATCCTAATTGTGAATTAATAAACTCCCATCAGCTAAAGATGGTACATTTAACTGTATTAGGTTACTGATTATAGAGGCTACATACTTCTGCAGTCTGtaaatttcctttgtattttctcttattAATCAGAGTATTTCAATAGTTCAGTACTAACATGAGTGCATATCCGTTATAATGAAATATATACTTAAACatataattttctgatttttaagatacagagaagaaagcTTCCTGAAAAACAGTTTTGTGTTTAGCAATTCTGACTTCTGAGATGACATTTGAGAAAAACGTTTATCCTCTAAATGTTATTGGAGTAGACTTAGGGATTTTGAGAACTTTTTacatcatatatttaaaataggttatttttataaatttcataGTAGTACATTGAAAAGGGCATCTCATTTTATAGCTAAGTAGACTAAGGTTTTAATTCTGGCTCTGACCTTCCTGATACTGGGCAGGTCAGTTAATTGCTCTGAGCCTTAGCTTCTTCATCTGAGAAATGAAGATAAGGAAACCTATATTACAGGATaattataagaataaaatattgatatagcAACTAGTAATGTGTCTGACGTAATAATTGCTTAATAGTTAAGAAATCCTTTTTATTAGCTGAGAATCTGTTTTTCATCTGGGAATTACAGATTCAAAATACATACtgaattaaaaagttatttttccctATCACATGATTTGTTGTCATTGTAGACACATCATTCTCTACAATTTTAGTTCAGCTGACCAATTTTGCGTGTAAGGTGATTTTGGTTCTTTTATGTGTACTAAAGATTTTTATTCCAAGAACTTAGGTACCTCATTTGCCcttaaaaaataacatacatgtatgtgtatacacactttAAATAATTGAGctcctttttcccttttgaaatattttactcTGTAATAACTATGTAGTTTAAGTCCAGTAACTTGAGATGAGTAATGCACATGAAGCTGAAGGTTGAATTTTAATGTCAGTGATCTCAAAGTGGTTGGTGACTGACAGTGAGCAGGTACATAACATAGATGCAGTTTATGAATTTAGTTGTCTCAGACTTGTTAAAAGCTGCTGGACTCAGTGATCACTAAGTTTGCCAGACCTggaaaaattctaattttcattaGCTTATATGGACATACATATGTATTCATCTGCTTAtattgacatacatacatacacacgccCCCACCCACacaacccccgcccccgccacctgTGTGTTACCTGGCAGGGGGaacatagaaaaaaatggagatCCAGGCACCCTAAATTCAAGTTTAGAACTGATGGAGAATAGTAGCAGGGCTGTTTTTAAAAGGGTGATTAGGGCTTGATTTATGAATTTCCTAGGTTCAGAGTTCCTTTGAGCATTGGTGACCGATATCTTttagagaaaagttaaaaattgtTGTCTTGAAGACACAGtaaaataagtttgtttttataaataattaaaagaaaaccataaattaTGCTAGGGATTATTTGTGGTATATTTGAACTTTTAGTATTGCTTAGAAACTAATTTATacagaagaaagatttttttaaatcaagttcaAACTTTTCATATATATTGTGTTATCATTCCTCATGTTTTAGCTGCAACAAATATGAAGTGGATTGAAGCTAAAATGAAAGTAAGTGTTAGAAAACAATCCATTTAAGAACATTTTGAAACTGCATTTGTCTTTTTAGAAAATTCTGAGTTAATTTCGTTGTGATTGGAGGACATTTAGTACCAAAACAAATGCCAATATCAGGAGTTAGAGGTGTTTTTCAAGTCTGCTTAGTGGTGATTTGCTTTGATTACCTACCTATGTCTTTTTCAAGATAAAGTACAGCAAAGCTCCTGTTCCTCTTTCCCTCATTTTACGCTAacactttattttccttcttttgtctGGTATGTGATGCTTAAAGGAGTGATGCTCTTCTAAAATAGTGAATTAGGAAGTAACCTGTTTCTAGTAGTATGTTGAAAAGGGCCCCTCGTTTGGAAGCTAAATAGACTAGGGTTCTTTGGACTACTATTTACTCAATCTGCTTAGTGAAACTAAAATGCTTGCCAGTTGTTGATCAAGATGTGGTAGCCAGGGGTATAGAAAGATGGTGTAATGGGAAATTATGCTGGGCTATTCATAAAGCCTGGGATTGTctacattattatattttaaccatgtgaacatttatatttataggaGCTGGGAGTGAGTACAAATGCAAATTACAAGATTACCTTCATGTTGGACAGTGCTGCTATGATAACAGTGCATACTCCGAGGAGAGGATTAATAGATGTAagaagtcatttttcttttatttaaagacTTGCTTGTTTTCTGATATACTATTTGCATTTATATTGATGGAATAAACTACACAAAGAGTTTAGAAATCCGACTGGTTAATAAAGTATCAGTTGAGTTTTGACAGAGGAAGCTGTATTTCAGGTTAATAGATTTGAATTTTAGTGACAAAATTAAGAAGCTTAAGGAAGGGCTGTCAGGAAAAGTCATGGTTAATTGTCCTATGATGATAGCAGCACAGTGTTGCTAAAGACAGaacgctgctgctactgctgctgctaagtcgcttcagtcgtgtccgactctgtgcaaccccataggcggcagcccaccaggttccgccatccctgggattctccaggcaagaacactggagtgggttgccatttccttctccaacgcgtgaaagtgaagtcgctcagtcatgtccaacttgtagcgaccccatggactgcagcctaccaggctcctccgtccatgagattttctagcaagagtactggagtggcttgccattgccttctccaacagtgtAGAGGAGACAGAGTAGATGAGAAAAAATACTGGATATCTTCAGGGAAGATAGTAGAAACAGACCAGAACATACTTGTCTTGGCCTATATGAAACTGATAAATAAAAGCAGATACATCATGATGCATGTCTTTGGAGTGACGTATGTGAAGGCCTGAAGAAAATAAGAAGAACTGTCAAAAAAGATTTGTGCTTAAAAAGATTAAGTTTCTTCACTTTGTTTACTCATCAAGTAACTAGTCATACTATGAACTTCTAGTATCTGCAAAGCCCTGCAATGGGCACTGTTGGGAATAAAGAGATGAGAACACCTGGTTCCATGCCTTTTGGAAACACACAGACTAATAGGAATTGGGGAGAACTTAGCAAACTAGGAAAATTTAGAAGAGACAGTATTAAAATTGTCCATCATAAGTCAAATTATGTGCATGGGGATTTTTcagtaaaggaaattaaaatacatcAGGAGAAAATGTAATTTATTATCTGCTGAAGTGGTACATTTACTAAATCTAAATAGGGAAAAGAAGTGTGGCAAATGTTAAACATAGGAATGTTTCTAATaatgaaaaaggaataaaaagaaatcctcAGTAAACAAATCCCCACCATAGTAGACAGTTGATTGTATAAATTTTTGTTCACCCATTTAATAGAATGCAGCTAACTATTTGATATAGTATttagtgctttaaaattttttcatgatacattattaaagtgaaagaagTATTTTAGCAGTATTTGCAAACTGttagaaaatagttttttaacCTTTGTTTGGTTCAGGGTTTCCCTTAGCTTAACAAAAGATCTCTGAACTCTTTGAGGCTGCCGCTGTTTATCAGAAAGACTGGAGGTAAATATACCAGAATATCTAGTTGTAATCTTTGGTACTAACTGGattatagatatttaaaattttttcctttgtccttttttgtgttttcacaatttttttccCTACAGTCAGCAATGTTACTTCTCTAATTGAGAACAAAGTAGAGCATGTTTTGGGGAATATATAGTGCTTGACTTAATTACAAAATGACAGCTCTATTTAGGAGGATGTAGGATTGCTAACCCTGGCTGTCATAGAGCTCTTGTCTTATTTCTTGAGACTTTATGTTGGCTAGGAAAACCAAAAATCTGGTTTATTGTTTCAGTTCCAGTATATTTGTCTTCAAGTATTTGGGGGGTTTGTTTCAGTAGTAAACAGATAATGCAAACACATAcagcaaataaaattttagtgacattaaaatatttcaataacaTTTTTTGTAGTAGCAAGAACATTAAGATAGGAAAAGAGACTTTCTCCATATTAAAATAAactatagaaggaaaaaaagaaaacattttaaaatgacaactCTTATCATCATTTATTACTACCATTTAATTTCATATAGTTATTAATAGCATGTAATCTCGTATCACAAATGAGACTCCTGCATTCAGCAAAAAGTACTTTTTCTTctaaacaaaaaaacttttaacTTCTAAAagttaatgtattaaaaaaatttttgaatgtaTAAAAAAAGTTCACATGATTCACAAATAAAGTATGTAGTGAAAAGTCTTCCTCCGTCCTGAATCTTCCAGCCACTTAACTCTCCTTCCTATAGGCAATCACTGTTACTTCTCATGTGGTTTTACAGAGAATTTATGCAAGTATCAACAGATATGAATATCTGAGGAATTATCTTTTTGAAGGCTCATTTTAAGAATTCAGAAATACAAGAAAGAATTTACAAATTATGGTATTTTTGAAGTTAAGCAGTCAAATGCTCTAGAAATTGTGCACCTGTACTACTGAACTAAAGAGAAAGTCAATTTTtgctttacaaaatatttaaatactgtaGTAAAAGAGCCAGATACATTGTTGTTAAGGTTTGCTAGTTTTGAAAACAGAACCCAAGTGAAACCTCAGGTTCTGGGGACATAAGACTGCTCAGCAGACTCTAAATAATTACTAgattcttactttttaaattaaatactcTTATTTTGATCCCAAATCTTCGTGTTAAAATTATTCAAAGTGTTATAATGGGCTTAGTTCCATTAGACACGAGCAGACCTTTCAGAAGTTAACATTGGGAGATACATGGTCTCTTCAAGTGTGCTGCCTCTCAGTTCTGGTCTGTTCACAGAGCCATCACTGTCTTGTGGGAAAGGAACACTCGGGCATAGTTCTGTAGGCATTTTGCAGTATTTTTGCTTCTAAGAAAGGATGAACTATTAATGAAATTTAAGTTAAATCTAAGTTTTTATTCTAAGGTAAAGCCTCTTGGTGTTATATGGGGAAAGTTTTCGGAGTTTTACAGCAAGAAAAACACCATCATGTTTGATGACATAGGAAGAAATTTTCTAATGAACCCACAAAATGGACTAAAGGTAAGACATAATTTACTTGCTATTCTCATATATGCTGGTATATGTAGTAGAACTTTAGCACTATTGAATTTCATAAATTTTTTCAGGTAATGTGTTGGCAAGAAAAACTTACATGTTtagaaaaattcatataaaattgaACATTTTCTCTTTCGCATGGTATCTCCTTAGTTAACCAACTCatctatatgttttattttcacttagCTCTGAGGAACAACATGAGCTTACTGACATTGACTTTCAGCATCAAAAGTGAAAGCATCAGACATTGTTGGATTAAGGAttaaggattgttgttgttgttaagtctttaagtcatgtcttactgtatgtgatcccatggactgtaacctgccaggctcctctgtccatgatgattctccaggcaagaatactggagtgggttgccatgccctcctccaggggatctttccaacccagggattgaaccaggtctccctcattgcaggcagtttctttaccgtctg comes from the Bubalus kerabau isolate K-KA32 ecotype Philippines breed swamp buffalo chromosome 1, PCC_UOA_SB_1v2, whole genome shotgun sequence genome and includes:
- the UBLCP1 gene encoding ubiquitin-like domain-containing CTD phosphatase 1; this translates as MALPIIVKWGGQEYSVTTLSEDDTVLDLKQFLKTLTGVLPERQKLLGLKVKGKPAENDVKLGALKLKPNTKIMMMGTREESLEDVLGPPPDNDDVVNDFDIEDEVVEVENREENLLKISRRVKEYKVEILNPPREGKKLLVLDVDYTLFDHRSCAETGVELMRPYLHEFLTSAYEDYDIVIWSATNMKWIEAKMKELGVSTNANYKITFMLDSAAMITVHTPRRGLIDVKPLGVIWGKFSEFYSKKNTIMFDDIGRNFLMNPQNGLKIRPFMKAHLNRDKDKELLKLTQYLKEIAKLDDFLDLNHKYWERYLSKKQGQ